In Hamadaea flava, a genomic segment contains:
- a CDS encoding FadR/GntR family transcriptional regulator: protein MRAARPTASTPPPPAWVQRPANLAHALAAELVERIVQGRHPSGSPLPPEPALCEAFGVSRTVVREAVKMLQEKGLVQVRQGAGTVITPQTSWNMLDELVLAATIAVDDTLAILDDVVVTRRLLESDMAHMAAKLADADVVERLRVLVDQMDELVGDPVKYADYDRAFHDVVMQTSGNRIARAVVRSLESQVINTARYTGRTARELCVASNQGHRRIYERIAAGDPAGAAEAVFTHITEAWLVRRAASGDPVRLQR from the coding sequence ATGAGGGCAGCGCGACCGACCGCCAGTACACCGCCGCCGCCCGCCTGGGTGCAACGACCCGCCAATCTCGCTCATGCGCTGGCGGCCGAACTCGTGGAGCGCATCGTCCAAGGTCGGCACCCGTCGGGTTCACCGCTGCCGCCCGAGCCCGCGTTGTGCGAAGCGTTCGGAGTCAGCCGCACCGTCGTGCGCGAAGCGGTGAAGATGCTCCAAGAGAAGGGGCTGGTTCAGGTCCGGCAGGGCGCCGGCACCGTCATCACCCCGCAGACCAGCTGGAACATGCTCGACGAACTGGTGCTGGCGGCCACCATCGCGGTGGACGACACACTGGCGATCTTGGACGACGTCGTCGTAACCCGCCGATTGCTGGAGTCGGACATGGCCCACATGGCGGCCAAGCTGGCCGACGCCGACGTGGTCGAACGGCTGCGTGTGCTCGTGGACCAGATGGACGAACTCGTCGGAGATCCCGTGAAGTACGCCGACTACGACCGCGCGTTCCACGACGTGGTCATGCAGACCTCCGGCAACCGCATCGCCCGCGCGGTGGTGCGATCCCTGGAGAGCCAGGTGATCAACACTGCCCGATACACCGGCCGGACGGCGCGTGAACTGTGCGTGGCGTCGAATCAGGGGCATCGGCGCATCTACGAACGCATCGCCGCAGGTGATCCAGCGGGAGCCGCCGAGGCGGTCTTCACCCACATCACCGAGGCGTGGCTCGTCCGCCGAGCCGCCTCGGGCGATCCGGTGCGCCTCCAGCGCTAG
- a CDS encoding carbohydrate ABC transporter permease, with protein MRASRTTRWLAAAPMAALAVATVYPLVFTTNVALKTRHDYILDRFSPTRTAHWDNLGEAWASAGVSQYFVNSLIVVGCAVVLLLALGSMAGFALSHLPFRGSRALFLACLAALFIPFQVIMVPLARTMTGIGLIDTYPGLILAYVAQFLPFTIYLMTSYYSGIPADIVDAARIDGSSVYGVYRRIMLPLGAPALLSVGVLDALFCWNDVLIALLLMPSAQHRTLMVGITSLRGQYSDDIPTFAAGVLIAAVPILVVYLVFQRQIADAVTAGATKG; from the coding sequence ATGCGGGCCTCTCGAACCACCCGTTGGCTGGCGGCAGCGCCCATGGCGGCCCTCGCCGTCGCGACGGTCTATCCGCTCGTGTTCACGACCAACGTCGCCCTGAAGACCCGTCACGACTACATCCTCGATCGGTTCTCGCCGACGCGAACCGCGCACTGGGACAACCTGGGGGAGGCTTGGGCGAGCGCCGGCGTCTCGCAGTACTTCGTCAACTCGCTCATCGTGGTCGGCTGCGCCGTCGTACTGCTTCTGGCGCTCGGGTCGATGGCCGGATTCGCCCTGAGCCACCTGCCGTTTCGTGGCTCGCGAGCGTTGTTCCTGGCGTGCCTCGCCGCGCTGTTCATTCCCTTCCAGGTCATCATGGTGCCGCTCGCGCGCACCATGACCGGCATCGGGCTGATCGACACCTACCCAGGGCTGATCCTCGCCTATGTGGCGCAGTTCCTGCCGTTCACGATCTACTTGATGACCAGCTACTACAGCGGGATCCCCGCCGACATAGTCGACGCCGCCCGCATCGACGGCAGCAGCGTCTACGGCGTCTATCGGCGCATCATGCTTCCGCTCGGCGCGCCGGCGCTGCTGTCGGTGGGCGTACTCGACGCTTTGTTCTGCTGGAACGACGTGCTCATCGCCTTGCTGCTGATGCCGTCGGCGCAGCATCGGACGCTGATGGTCGGCATCACCTCCCTGCGCGGGCAGTACTCCGACGACATTCCCACGTTCGCCGCGGGCGTCCTCATCGCGGCCGTTCCGATCCTTGTCGTCTACCTGGTGTTTCAGCGCCAGATCGCCGACGCCGTCACCGCCGGTGCCACGAAGGGCTGA
- a CDS encoding carbohydrate ABC transporter permease produces the protein MATARLLVRPETRRTNSPTSANRRRRRVRPERLAPYVLVAPAVLVILGFRLWPLLLGVNFSFTGDGDRDGTPVGLDNYAELMRDPVFRIALRNVGLLVLLLPVAVAIPGLLATFLYLRVPGARVFRTVYFFPAVLSPVIVGSIFNLLLAYDGPLNAGLGAVGLGPADWLGDPHVAMFTVAAVHIWATFGMALVVFLAGFATLDATLIDAARTDGAALRQVIWHVIVPGLSRTIQFVFVTTMIGMLTSMFGLLYVMTGGGPGGATYLPEYYIWIQQGQMNRPALASAASTVLFLVMLVVGLAQIGLLRKATRED, from the coding sequence ATGGCAACCGCACGGCTGTTGGTCCGCCCGGAGACCCGGCGGACCAACAGCCCGACCTCGGCCAACCGCCGCCGGCGCCGCGTACGCCCGGAGCGGCTGGCCCCCTACGTTCTGGTCGCGCCGGCCGTCCTGGTCATCCTGGGATTTCGGCTGTGGCCGCTGCTGCTCGGGGTGAACTTCTCGTTCACCGGCGATGGCGATCGCGACGGTACGCCGGTGGGCCTGGACAACTACGCCGAGCTGATGCGTGATCCGGTCTTCCGGATCGCGCTGCGCAATGTCGGGTTGCTGGTATTGCTGCTACCGGTCGCGGTGGCGATCCCCGGGCTGCTCGCCACCTTCCTCTACCTGCGCGTACCCGGGGCACGGGTGTTCCGGACCGTCTACTTCTTTCCGGCAGTGCTGTCGCCGGTGATCGTGGGTTCCATCTTCAATCTGCTCCTGGCCTACGACGGGCCGCTCAACGCCGGGCTGGGTGCCGTCGGGCTCGGTCCGGCGGATTGGCTCGGTGACCCGCATGTCGCGATGTTCACCGTCGCAGCAGTGCACATCTGGGCCACGTTCGGCATGGCACTGGTGGTGTTCCTGGCAGGTTTCGCCACTCTCGACGCCACGCTGATCGATGCCGCCAGAACCGATGGCGCGGCCCTGCGCCAGGTGATCTGGCACGTGATCGTTCCGGGTCTGTCGCGCACGATCCAGTTCGTCTTCGTCACGACCATGATCGGCATGCTGACATCCATGTTCGGGCTGCTCTACGTCATGACCGGCGGCGGCCCCGGAGGCGCGACCTATCTACCCGAGTACTACATCTGGATTCAGCAGGGACAGATGAACCGTCCCGCGCTGGCCTCGGCCGCGTCCACCGTGCTGTTCCTGGTGATGCTCGTGGTCGGTCTCGCGCAGATCGGCCTTCTCCGCAAAGCCACCAGGGAGGACTGA
- a CDS encoding ABC transporter substrate-binding protein codes for MSQRAVWPALLTALLVVAGCGSASGTGSSAGQTSGKLVVWDWKSGDKAASGYVQQAKADFAKKHPGVTVEFVAQPFDQYYTLLGAAIQAGKGPDVVLFNGGGQIRDRASSLLPLDDHLAPDKQRLAGWDAFSKDGKTYAAPVTLQGHPIYYNKALYAKAGLDAEHPAATWADFTAGCAAIKKATGASCLSLGNKEGYGIQFFMSGLGSGILTPGEYDDWIAGKRDWQSPHVKRIFQLWKEANDAGLNNNGPNSTAMFNDSFSLFESGKAATVIGLMSDIGHWKDFGEFLKPENVGATLAPVVTPGAVPSLAYDGGIGYGITKWTKDPAIAADLVRSLTSTDALRSFYTGAGAIVSDTTIDASGSGPAAAKIVAAIKSGKPALHVALSAKTLDLMGRLSQQILAGSVTVDAAVTQLAASDKAS; via the coding sequence ATGAGTCAGCGAGCAGTGTGGCCCGCGCTGCTGACAGCCCTGCTGGTCGTAGCAGGCTGTGGCAGCGCGTCGGGAACCGGTTCTTCCGCTGGGCAGACGAGCGGCAAGCTCGTGGTCTGGGACTGGAAGTCCGGCGACAAAGCCGCCAGCGGTTATGTGCAACAGGCGAAGGCCGACTTCGCCAAGAAGCATCCTGGTGTGACCGTGGAGTTCGTCGCGCAGCCGTTCGACCAGTACTACACCCTGCTCGGTGCGGCCATCCAGGCCGGCAAGGGCCCTGACGTCGTCTTGTTCAACGGCGGCGGTCAGATCCGCGACCGAGCAAGCTCCCTGCTACCGCTCGACGATCACCTCGCGCCGGACAAGCAGCGGCTGGCAGGTTGGGACGCGTTCAGCAAGGACGGCAAGACCTACGCGGCGCCGGTGACCTTGCAGGGACATCCGATCTATTACAACAAGGCGTTGTACGCCAAGGCCGGGCTCGACGCGGAGCATCCGGCTGCCACCTGGGCGGACTTCACGGCCGGCTGCGCGGCCATCAAGAAGGCGACCGGGGCGAGCTGCCTCAGCCTCGGCAACAAGGAGGGCTACGGAATCCAGTTCTTCATGTCGGGGCTGGGCTCGGGCATCTTGACGCCTGGGGAGTACGACGACTGGATCGCCGGCAAACGGGACTGGCAGTCCCCGCACGTGAAGCGGATCTTCCAGCTATGGAAGGAAGCCAACGACGCAGGCCTGAACAACAACGGCCCGAATTCCACGGCCATGTTCAACGACTCCTTCTCCCTGTTCGAGTCGGGCAAGGCCGCGACGGTCATCGGCCTGATGTCCGACATCGGGCATTGGAAGGACTTCGGCGAGTTCTTGAAGCCGGAGAACGTTGGCGCCACGTTGGCGCCCGTCGTGACCCCGGGCGCCGTGCCCAGCCTCGCCTACGACGGCGGCATCGGCTATGGGATCACGAAGTGGACGAAGGACCCGGCGATCGCCGCCGACCTGGTGCGCTCGCTGACCTCGACCGACGCGTTGCGGTCCTTCTACACCGGAGCCGGGGCCATCGTGTCGGACACGACCATCGACGCCTCGGGCAGCGGACCCGCCGCAGCCAAGATCGTCGCCGCCATCAAGTCCGGCAAACCCGCGCTGCACGTGGCGCTTTCGGCCAAGACGCTGGATCTCATGGGCCGGCTGTCGCAGCAGATCCTCGCGGGCTCGGTGACGGTCGACGCGGCAGTGACCCAGCTCGCGGCATCCGACAAGGCGAGCTGA
- a CDS encoding mandelate racemase/muconate lactonizing enzyme family protein, producing the protein MRITGYRTMFTVQDWGRAVGDANGVFAKGRTTVPIVVIDTDEGHSGVGLGPHTDIETVFAAVDGEDPRAVTALYDRMLRRTFKAGHAGTIFGTIGAVDTALWDIKAKAAGQPLWRLLGGRDRRVPAYASGLDFGLTDDDLVTAYQSYAERGLRAAKLKGGLDVDRDRDRLILVRDVLAAAGNGARPGLMLDANESWNRKQAVRHVAELERHVDLIWVEEPVRRWDAEGLAAVGRGVRAAVASGENLTGLEQFRPLLAASALDIVQTAAVWGVTHFLRVATLAHAYDLPVSPIGTTPIGLVHAATSIPNHIGSELQDLRPPTGLSIDLSIEDGAFVLGDSPGLGVRLDEDVIAALAHRPEATDRGPHIRPERAGHRLVPNGSQETPTTMIKTL; encoded by the coding sequence ATGCGCATTACCGGATACCGCACCATGTTCACGGTCCAGGACTGGGGCCGCGCCGTCGGCGACGCCAACGGCGTGTTCGCCAAAGGCCGCACGACGGTGCCGATCGTGGTCATCGACACCGACGAGGGCCACTCGGGCGTCGGTCTCGGCCCGCACACCGACATCGAGACCGTCTTCGCCGCCGTCGACGGTGAAGACCCCCGCGCGGTCACCGCACTGTACGACCGCATGCTGCGCCGGACCTTCAAGGCAGGCCATGCCGGAACGATCTTCGGCACGATCGGCGCCGTCGACACCGCGTTGTGGGACATCAAGGCGAAGGCGGCAGGTCAGCCACTGTGGCGGCTCCTGGGTGGTCGCGACCGTCGCGTTCCGGCGTACGCGTCCGGTCTCGACTTCGGACTGACCGACGACGACCTGGTGACCGCGTACCAGTCCTATGCGGAGCGCGGCCTGCGTGCCGCGAAGCTGAAGGGGGGCTTGGACGTCGACCGTGACCGCGACCGGCTGATCCTGGTTCGGGACGTGCTCGCCGCGGCCGGAAACGGCGCCCGGCCCGGACTGATGCTCGACGCGAACGAGTCCTGGAACCGAAAGCAGGCCGTACGCCACGTCGCCGAGCTCGAACGCCACGTGGACCTCATCTGGGTCGAGGAGCCAGTCCGCCGCTGGGATGCCGAGGGGCTGGCCGCGGTGGGCCGCGGTGTCCGCGCGGCCGTCGCCAGCGGCGAGAACCTGACGGGGCTGGAACAGTTCCGGCCGCTGCTCGCCGCGTCCGCGCTGGACATCGTCCAGACCGCCGCCGTCTGGGGAGTGACCCACTTCCTGCGGGTCGCGACGTTGGCGCACGCCTACGACCTTCCGGTCAGCCCGATCGGCACCACTCCGATCGGACTGGTGCACGCGGCCACGTCGATTCCCAACCACATCGGCAGCGAGTTGCAAGACCTCCGGCCGCCGACCGGCTTGTCGATCGATCTATCCATCGAGGACGGCGCCTTCGTCCTCGGCGACTCGCCCGGCCTCGGTGTCCGTCTCGACGAAGACGTCATCGCGGCGCTCGCCCACCGGCCGGAAGCCACCGATCGTGGGCCGCACATCAGACCGGAGCGGGCTGGTCACCGGCTCGTCCCAAACGGCTCCCAGGAGACGCCAACCACGATGATCAAGACCCTTTAG
- a CDS encoding LacI family DNA-binding transcriptional regulator: MSESPRPHRRRRGGDLPVTAIAELAGVSAPTVSKVLNGRAGISEETRRRVEALLRDHGYRKSTSGQSTRHLEVVFHGMLSSIAMEIMRGVEEVAAAHDMTFGYLDVHRRGKAGRLWVDTLLIRRPAGVIAVTSAITPEHRETLVSNGIPLVALDPTSDLHSTPSVGSTNWSGALNATRHLLDLGHRRIGVLSGPVKDLASRARLDGFRAAMDAAGAPFDKQLLRSGLFTFEQGRDLALKLLRLPEPPTAIVCGDDLQALGVYEAARQVGLLIPEQLSVVGFDDVEQAAWCAPPLTTVRQPFAEMGAAAARFAVALATGEMPKRTRVELATTLVVRGSTAPPA; the protein is encoded by the coding sequence ATGTCGGAGAGCCCCAGACCCCATCGACGACGGCGCGGCGGCGACCTGCCCGTGACGGCGATCGCCGAACTCGCCGGGGTCTCGGCGCCCACGGTGTCGAAAGTCCTCAATGGTCGAGCGGGCATCAGCGAGGAGACCCGCCGGCGCGTGGAGGCACTGTTACGTGACCACGGCTACCGCAAGTCGACGTCCGGCCAGTCGACTCGGCATCTCGAGGTCGTGTTCCACGGCATGCTGAGCTCGATCGCCATGGAGATCATGCGCGGAGTCGAGGAGGTCGCCGCCGCCCACGACATGACCTTCGGATACCTCGACGTGCACCGGCGGGGCAAAGCGGGCCGGCTGTGGGTGGACACGCTGTTGATTCGCAGGCCCGCCGGGGTGATCGCGGTGACCTCCGCGATCACCCCGGAACACCGCGAGACGCTGGTGTCCAACGGCATACCGCTGGTGGCTCTCGACCCCACCAGCGATCTGCACAGCACACCCTCCGTCGGCTCGACGAACTGGAGCGGTGCGCTCAACGCCACCCGCCATCTGCTCGATCTCGGGCATCGGCGCATCGGAGTGCTCTCCGGACCGGTCAAGGACCTCGCGTCCCGGGCCCGCCTGGACGGTTTCCGGGCCGCCATGGACGCCGCGGGCGCGCCGTTCGACAAGCAGCTCCTGCGCAGCGGACTGTTCACCTTCGAGCAGGGTCGCGACCTCGCGCTCAAACTGCTGCGCCTGCCCGAACCGCCCACCGCCATCGTCTGCGGCGACGATCTGCAGGCACTGGGTGTCTACGAGGCGGCCCGGCAAGTCGGCCTGCTCATTCCCGAGCAACTCAGCGTCGTCGGCTTCGACGACGTCGAGCAGGCCGCCTGGTGTGCACCGCCGCTGACCACGGTGCGCCAGCCGTTCGCGGAGATGGGCGCCGCCGCCGCGCGGTTCGCCGTCGCCCTGGCCACCGGGGAGATGCCGAAGCGTACGCGAGTCGAACTCGCCACGACTCTCGTCGTACGAGGCAGCACAGCACCGCCGGCGTGA